Genomic window (Sediminispirochaeta smaragdinae DSM 11293):
ATATGCCGAATCAATCTTTTCCCGCACCTCAAGGGCCGCTTTATAGCTATCGGTTCCCCATGAAAATCTCAGCAGGATGGAGCTGATCCCCTGGCGACTGAGGGACTCGAGTTCCTTGACCCCGGATACCCCGGAAAGGACATTCTCAAGGGGAACGGTGACCTGCCGCTCTATCTCCTCTGCCGAGATATTTTCGAATTCGCAGACAACTCTTACCTCAGGGAAGAGAATCGTCGGCAGATACTCGCCCTTAAGGCGGGGAAAGGAGACGACTCCGAAGAGTATCAGGGCGAGATAGAGCATGAGGGTCGACAGGGGGTGATCGAGGAACCAACGCAAAAACGATTTCACGGCGGCAGCACCTGCAAGGTAAGAAGGTAGTCGTCTTCCAGGTAGTTGTCGTAGCTGTCGCACAGGGAAGCTTCTATCCTGATTGTACAAATCGACGAGATGCCGGAAGCCATCTCAATAGAAGCGTCGACGTGAACGACCGACTCTGTAGCTCCGACATCGATGCTGTAGGAGGTGAAATCGAGGGATTGAAAGGCGGAAGAGGAGAGTGAGAATGCATCCATAAAAGATGAGGTGTCGACGACCGCCCCCTGGGCATGGTGCAGGTAGACATCGAAACGGGCACGGTCGCTATCGCTGATGGTAAGTATATCGTTGAGGTGCAATTCTACCGGTACGGGACTTGCCGTATCATTGATGAAGATGATCCTTGAAAGGCTTAAGGGGAGGCTGTGGGGCCCGTCGACGAGAAAACGATAGGTTGAATCGACGATGTTCAACTCATAGAGTTTGCCGTATTCCAGCTCCTCGTCGAAGATGATATGAAGAGTCGTATTATCAGAATTCCACGTATCATCATATGATATTGAAGGATTAACCGTGATGATGTCCCGCTTTTCATCCTCGGGGACCGCTGCGCTAAAGGTAACGAGAAGCTCATCCGCTTTTTCAATTCCCGTTGTATAGGCCGTATCTGCTATATCGTGAAGGAAAAATCCTCCGCTGATATCCTCAACCGATGAAATTTCATAGGTTCCCTTATCCCCGGCGGTAAAGCGAAAGAATGTTTCTTTTGTCATTTGATTTCCCGCCAGATCTCGGACTCCCTTTGAAATTTGTACCTCGTACTCTTCTCCCCTTTCATAGGGAACCAGGGGCGTAAAGGTTGCGCTTCGCTTGTCCGGGGACCATGATATGGTTCCCATGACTTCCGGCGAGATGGAGAAGTTGTCGATAAAACTGATCTCATCGATTCCTTCGCTGAATTCGATAAGAATAGCCGCATAGGGATCGGAAACAAGATCGCCTGCCTGGGGACTTGTTCCTGTTACAAAGGGAGGATCGATTTCTTCTCCGGTAAAAAACTGATGATTGACCTCATGCAGCAGGGAATTGCCGTAATCATCTTCCGCCTCGGTGGTGACGGTGACGGTATAGACATGGTTGGAGGTAATGCCGAGATAGGGAGTAAAGATGAGCCTGTCGGAAGCCCAGCTGAAGCTTCCCTCCAGTTGCTGATCATCCTGTGAGAATATGCAGGCAGCCTCTGTTTTCGGTCGGTCCATGGACGCAGAAAACCAGATGCTTATCCCCTGTACATCTGAGGGATCGGCATACCCTTCCGCCGGCGTTATAGAGCGCACCTCAGGGGCATCCATATGAAGGTAGTCGTCGATCATATGGCAGCCCGGGATAAGCAATGGAACGAGCACTGCAATGATAATTGCGGGAACCGGAAACGAGATGGCTTTCATGGCTTTGGCACCACCAGAAGCTGTTCGATGCTTTGCGAAAGGAAACTCCCTTCGTTATTGGCTATTCCCGATGATCCACCGGCAATGGTCATGAGATAGTAGTGTTCGCTGCTACTGGAAGAGCGGAAATTGGTATAGGTGGCGGTGAGGGTATAATCATCCTGCCAGGAGTATGCAGCGGGAGAGGGACTGCCGGATGAGGAGAAAATTTCGGCTATGGATATCTTTTCCTGCACGGCCGCTTTTTCTTCCACCTGCGCAAAGGGGCGGGAAAAGCGGAAGCGGAAGGTGTAGTCGAATGGAGAAGGCTCGGAGCTCCCGATACTCTGGGCCTGGCTGCTTGAGTATGAAGTGAGGCTGAAGGAGTTACCAGGGGCCACCCCCTCTATGGCTGAGAGTTCGAGAAGGGGAATATTGGGAGTAAATGTTTTCTTGACATCGATCCCCATGGGAATCTGATGTTTGTCTGTAACCTCTGCCTCTATTTCCAGCAGATATTCCTGGCTCATGGTGTATCCCTGTTCGGGAATGAAAACCAAGGCGTTGCGATCGGGATACGCTGCAGAAGGATCTGCGATCCAGAATGTGGTTCCGGGGCAATTGGGGGAGATGGAAAATCCCTCTTCCACCGAATCCTGGTCCATGGTCTCGGAAAATCCTATCCTGATTGCATCGTGGTAACGAAGGTCGTTGAGATCTTCGCTGAGAACGGCAAAAGGGGTGGCAGCTGCCCAGCTATTTTCTGCAACGCTTACATAGAGAATGGTGGGGGCATCGTCGTCATCGTCGACAAAAAAACTGAACTGGCTTTCCGCTGGATAGGGTACCCCCCTGCTGTCTATAAGATCTTCATCGATGGTGATGTGATACAAGGTGAGGTTTTCCCATTCATCCTCGGGAAAGATCAGAAGCAGCGTATCATCCTCTTGCCAGCTATGCCGATAGGCTATGGATGGAGTGATGTCCAGCCCCTCGGCCACACTTGTATCATCCATTGGGACGGAAAAACGAAAGGAAAGCTGGCTTTCTCCCGAAATAGTCGATCCGGGTGCAGGAATCATCTCTGTGATTGCAGGGACAGATCCCTCCTCTGCGGCATAAAAAAAGACAATCGTCTTACTGACCGTATATGTCCTTCCCTTATCATCCAGGAACCTTCCTGAAAAAACGAGACTGTAGCGCCTGCCCGGAATAAAACCTTCATCTGGAAGAAAGGAGACATTTCTTTTCTCCCAGCTATATCGCCCCTCGAGTTTCCCTTCAAAATCGGAGACGGAGAATATATCCTCAACGCTGTATTTGTCTACCCCGAAATCAAAGGAAATGGTGGGGAACTGACCCTCGGGAAGCAGGTCGTATGAACCTGAGGGAACGTATTCGATCTCATCATAATCGGGGAAAAAAAAGAGGTTGCAGGCCAATAGACCTCCCGACAGATAGATCAATAAGCAGGCTGGTAATAGGTGCCGGAGTCTCTTCATGGCAGAATCTCCACCTCCATGCCGTCCGAGAAATCGGCCCCGGGAGTGACTGCGACGATATCCCCCTGGCTTATTCCCGACGAAATAACGGCCCTATCATCTTCCTCTTTCGCTACCTCTATTTGGGTTTTAAACAGTCTCGAATTTCTGACCAGAAAAAGATACGTCCCCGTTTCCTCCTTGATGAGGGCCGAGACTGGTACGACAAGAGCGCTGTACGGTTCCCCTGTTTCGATGGTCAGACGAACGAACATGCCCGGTCGAAGGGACGAGACATCGTCGAGACGAATTTTTGCTGCCGTTGTTCTGCTTTCGGCGTTTGTATAGGGGGCGATGAAGTACAGTGTTCCCGTATAACACCTGTCGGATAGATCGCTACGAATTTCCACCCTTTGTCCCTTTTGTATAAGGCGGGTCTCCTGTTCCGGAATTTCCGCCTGAACAATGAGAGCGTTTTGTGAAAAGATGGTGAACAGGGGAGTCTCGGTGCTTGCTTTCTCTCCGAGGTAAATATTCTTTGCAGCGATAACCCCTTGTATGGGGGCGCGTATTTCCGAGCGGGATATAAGGAGGTTTACACTTTGAAGATTTGACCTGGCCGCATGCAGACGGGCCTCGGCAACGGTAAGCTCGGCCTGAAGGGTCCTGGTATTTACTTCGATCAAGACCTTGATCCGCTCCTCTTCCTCCTGCGGAACACTCAAGCCTGCTTGTGTAATATCGATGTCTCGAAAACCGATATTCTGGATGGCCAGCTCTCCTTCGGCCGTAAAAAGCTCGGTTTCCGCACTCTTTTTCTGAACCAGGAGGCTTTGGAGTTCTTCGGCCGTCACTCCTTCAATCTCAAAAAGCTGCTTCTTGTTCTCATAATTCCTGCTGACCTGTTCCAGCTCGGCCTTCAGTTGCTCGATCTTCGCTTCGGCATTTTTTATCGAGATGAATTTCGCCTCTATTTGTTTCTTTCCGTCTTCCAGCTGTTGCCTTGCCAACTCAACCGCTGCCTCTGCCGATACGATTTCTGCTTCCGCCTCGCTTTGCTTGATATCCAGCTCTTCAGTATCGATAAGCGCCAAAAGCTCACCCTTTGTAACACGATCTCCCTCATCAACCAACAAACGGACCACCGTCCCTTCCACCAGAGAGGAAACATCGGCCTTATCAAGGTAGGAAACGGTGCCGAACGAGGAAAATTCCGATCGGATCGTTTCCTCGTTAACCTCTGCAACCGATACCCGTTCAGTGACCTCCTCGTCGATTACTGTCGCCCTATCGGATGATTGCCGGGAACAAGAGGAGAGAACCAGGAGCAAAGCCGCGGCGGAAAGGGTGAAAAAACGGTTTAGGTTCATACAATAATCTCTTTTACCGTCTCTGCTATGCCCCTTACGCCGCAGGACTGAAGGAATGTCGCTTCCGAATTGTAGAGATCGACGAAACTTTCGATGAGCTTTGCCTCCTGTTGTGTAAGGGATACCTGCTCCTCGATAAGGTCGATTCGTGTTGCCTCTCCCAATTCAACCTCCTTTTGCAGGATGGAAATTTCTCTGCGGGAGATTTCCATCCGCCTTTGTGTGAGGGAGATCGTATTCATCTGATGATCGATATCGGTAAGGGCCTCTTCGATGTCGAATCGAAGATTTCGCTGGCGATCTTCGTAGGAAGAATAGCCTTTAGCCAGCTGCAGGGAGGCTTCACGCCCTGATATGAAGCCCTGCAGATTATCGAAAAGCTGAACGGAGGAGCTGTTTCCTATAGATCGTTCCTGTGGATTTGTCTTTCCCGCGCTCACATCTGTTTTGAACGGAAAAGCCGGAAGGTTGAAGGTAAAAACCATGCCGAGACTGTAACCGAATTCGGAAAGAGGAAGCTCTTCCCCCGACATTGAAAGCTCCAGTTCCGCATTGATTGATGGAATCCATGATCGTCTTGTCTGATCTCTTGTCGTCCTTGCATTTTCAAGCTGGATGAGCAGTTTTTGCAGGTCGCTGTTTTGATAGAGCGCAAGGCTTGCATATCGCTCGATCTCCTTTTCAAGATTTTTCCCCACAAGAAGAAAACCGTGGTAGTCGGGGTTTATCCTTCCCCTGATAGAGGGCAGGCTGTCCGGAGGAATTTCCAGGATTCTCGACAATTGAAAGATGTAACGCTTTTCATCCTGCCGGGTTGAGGCAAGGGAGAGGTCGATTTCTCCCAGCTGGGCCTCCATCTCAAGCAGATCAAGCTCGGTAATCATGCCGAGGCGATGCTCCTGCCGTGCAATGGTTATTTGTTTGAGGACGATCTCTCTTGTTGCCGATTGTATCTCCAGAATCCTCTTGTTTTTCAAGAGATTTGTGCAGATGGTGATTACCTGCAGGGCCAGCTGTTCTTTTATCTCATCGGTTTCTATGTCGCTAAGATAGAGCTGCGACCTCAGGTTCCTATACTGATAGGCGAGCTGCCCACCGTCGTAGAGCAGCTGATCGACGGAAAATGTCGCCTTTTTGATACGGGAATCCGCACTGTCGTAGCTTACCGAATCACTTTGGGAGTAATCGATTCCGAGACTTGGGAGAAAGTTCCTTTTCTGTATTGCAATCTTTGCCCTGGCAATTTCCCTGTCGATACTCCGGTAGTTGATCTCGTCACTTCGGGACAGGGCAAGCTCTATGGCTTCGTGGGGTGATATCGACGCTACTTCCTGGGCACAGAGCACGGGTGTCTGGAACATGCTGAAAAGAAGGGCCGCGAACACGATCATCGCACTACCGTTTTTACGCCTTTCCTTACGATTCGGTACAGATAGGAGGCTGATTCGATGGTATGTTCGGTCTCCTCGGAAAAGAAGTAGCGCCGCACGACTTTGCCGTTTGCCTGGTCCGTGAGTTGACAGCCGAGGGATACGGCATGGATTTTACGAAAATCCTTGACGATATCTCTTTGGTCGATCCTCAGATCCAAACGATATAGGGCTTCTTCTTCCTGCAGTGTATAGCGAGTTCCCAGTTCCATCAGCATTGCATCACGGGCCGTCTTTTCGGCCGGAGGCTTCTCTCCGGAAAACGAGAGTGCTATGGTTCCGGGATAGACGGTTACCTCTTCTTCGATAGGTGAGATTTTTTGAAGCTTCGAAATCGAGGAGGGATTGAACAGGGTGCTGCAGCCGCCGAAAAGCGGAAGCAGGAAAAAAAGAAGCAGGTATCGCGTTTTTGATTTCATTCGGTTTCCCCCGATTCGAGCGTTTTTATGATGGTATCGAGTGCAGGACGAAGCGAACTCTCAGGCCCCGTAAAATCAGCGGCCTTTTTGAATTGTCGCAGACTCGGTTCCCATAGGCCGAGACTCCGATAGAGCTCTCCCGTCTCTATATAGAGTTCCACCCCCCTTTGCAGGGAGGCCTCGGCACGGCTATAAGCCGTTAAGGCCTTATCGATGTGGCCGTCAGCCCGGTACGCCTTTGCCAGCAGAAACTGCAGTTCGTAATCCTCCGACGAAAGGGCCAGGGACTTCTGCACATACTCGATGGCTTTTTGCGGGTTGCCTGCGGCAAGATAACTTCGACAGAGCCATTTTACCGCATCGATGTGTTCGGGCCGCTTTTCGGCCACCTCTTCAAGGTAGGATATGGCCTCATCGGTTTCTCCAAGAAAAAAACAGCTTTTTCCGAGCATGACACTGTTCTGAAAAAAATGAGGGTAGTCATGATGAACAGATACGAAGATATCCCGGGCGGCGCGGTAGTCGCCGTTTTGATACTGCCGTTTTCCCTCGACATAACGCGTAGCTGCCTGTTCAGAAGGAACGGAAGGCGAACATGATGAGAAAAACAATAAGAGGAATCCGCATATACACAGGTACATTGCGGTTGATATAACCGAAAAACGACTTCTTCTTTTCAAAACATTCTCAAAAAAACATTAACGCTTCAAAATTATGAGTTGCAGTATATAATGATGAAATTTCGGCGTCAAGCGAAAGGGTGAAAAAGTTTTGACAGAAAAAATGTGTTACTACTATAATAGGATTGAATAAAATGGTCATGAAAAAGCGTGTATATAGATAAAGGTGGTATTCTATTATGAAAAAAACATCGTTTCGCTCAACGCTTGGGCGCTGTCTTGTATGGTTTGTGATCCTGAATCTAAGCGGAGTTCCCACACTTTTTGCGCAAAGCTTTTCCGATCCACAGTTCGGAGCCCGGGTTCTCTTTGATCGTGCCGATCGTGCATCTGATCTTTCCGAATGGACGAATATAGCCGAGGATGGCTTCTCTGAGCTCTCCGAAAGCGAACAGGTAAACTTCGAGGCGCTGCTTGAAGATCGGCTTCTCCGTTTTTCGCAGGACAATTTTCAGCAGCAGATGGAAAAGGTGAATATCGCCTTGCTCCTGGAGCGCCTTGCGGAAGTAAATAAGCACCTTCTGTATCAGACGGATGAAAACGGAGCCATCCTCTACGATGAATCCGGCGATCCGGTCATGTTCGATATAGAGAACTATGATGAGGACCAGGAGGATTGGGATGAAGAGGCCGCTGCTGTAGTAGCAGCCGCCCTTGCTTCCTGGCAGGAGGATGCCACGTTTCTCGGGGATGAAATGGCTGGACTCGTCTCCGGCCGCTACAAGGCTATCGTTGATGAGGCGCTGACCACCTCCCTTGGCGAGTATAAAAAATCGGCACAAAAGGAACTTGAGTCTCTGGTGGGAAAAAGACGTACAAGTTTTGCCGCTTTGCGTAAACAGGACACCTACAGCCTTCGTCGTAAGCAGGAGGAGGAAAGTGCCGGTGCCCTTGCCGAAACTCTTATTGGTGATACCGAGAAAGAGCTCGAAGCCTCCAGACGGGGACTTCTCGACGGACTTGAAAAGGTGACCGAAGCCCCTGCAACGGAGATTTCCTTACGCATGCAGGATTGGGAAGAGAGCTTTAAGGAGGAATTCGAAAAAGCCCTTGGGCGCTGGGATGATGCGGAAAGCCGTTTTCTCGAAGAGCGAATCAGGTGGGAGCTTGATGCCCAGGACCGCCTGGTGAGTGCCGAAGAGAGCTGGGATAAGGCCTTTACCGAGTTTGCTTCTGCCAGGAGCCGATGGGCGGAGGAGATCAGTGCGGTCATTGAGGAGGGACGAAGTCTCTGGGAGGAAAAGCAGGCTTCTTTCAGCAGCGAATTCAACGATGCCGTTGCCGGTCTGGAGGCTTCTGCCAGTGGGGAGCTTGAGAAGTTTAAGGCGGAAATCGACCAGGCCCTTTCCACCTTTCGTTCAACCATAGGCCTCCAGTCCATGGCCGAACAGTACCTCGAATACTATGAAAGCCGTATGGATGATGTTGATGTCTATCGGGAGGAGCTGCGTCCCGCCCTTGATAAGGCAGAGGAGGCGTATACCAATTACTTTCTGCCGGCACAGTCACTCCGTGACAAAAGTTTACGTCTCAAAGAGTATTTCGACGGAGGAGCTGCCCTTCCTTCGGCATCTGCGCGGGACGAAGACCTTGATTGGTATGTGGATGTCATAGAGAGGGCCGGGGAATCTCTTTTCCGTTCCTTCGGTTTTTCCAAAAACGAGGCAGAGAGGATGTGGGTAGACGTTATCGGTGAAACTGGGGTCACCTTTAGTATCAAGAAGTTTTTTTCAGGGGATACCACCACCAAAACCCTTAGTCACAAAGAGCTTGCCGGAAAGCTCTGTGCCGTGTACCAGGCTAGCTATAAGAATAACATGCATCGGGAGGCCGAGTATCAAAAACAGTACGAACTCTACCATGCCAGGGACGCCGAGGATGAGGATTACCAGCGGGAGATCGATGCGTGGAAAGGCATCCTTGAAACCGCACTTTCCGCCCGGGAAGGTGCCGAAGCGCATCTCTACGATTTAGAGGACTATGCATCGGGCTATGGAAGTGATCGGGGGGAATACTCGGTGGCGGGGGATAGCTACGAGGCGGAACTTGCCCGTCTCTCCAGAAGGGTTTCCTATTTACAGGGGCAACTTGCGGTATCGGAGGCGGTCATTGCGTATGTACATGAAGAGAGCTCGCTGAGGCCGACCGAGGCGGAAACGGCGGCCGAACTCGAGGCCTCGGCCGAAAGGCTGGAAGAGGCCAGAAACGGCTATAATGCGGCCCAGGAAGCGGTGCAGGGGCTTATGGCGGAGATGGAAAGACTTCAGGAAGAGATGGACCAGATGAGTGAAACCGTCATCACTCCGGCAGAGGAAGCTCTTTCGGAAGCAAGAGAGCTCTTTGAGAACGCCTGGAGCGTCTATACGGCAAACGATACGGCCCTTCTTACCAGCGTTATCAACGATATGGAACACGAGATCAGCTCCTACTATCTCGAAAACGGCAGGTTTGATCTCTATCTGGACTATTTTACGGCCGCCGAGCTGTGGAACCGTAATAACGAGGAGGAAGAACAAAGAAGCCTTCTTGACGAACTCGATGCTTCGTCCCATGAGTTGGAGGAGTCACTTGCGTCCCTTGAGGAGTTTCATGTCAACTGGGAAGCTTGGGACGGCTCCCTTTTTACCGCAGCCCTTGCCGATGCCGGTTTTCAGTTTCCCGAGGAAAAACGGTCGGAGCTTAGCGCCCTCTTTGATGCAGGAAAGAATAGCGGCGGCGAGGGGCAACTGGCACGGGCCTGCCTGGAAGAAGAGCTTGCTTCTTACCGGAAGGCTATCGCTTCTCAGCTGACCTATAAGCAGGCTGCAGGGACGATACTGGAAATAGAGGATTTCGACGCCTGGGGGGATGAGGCAGGATGGCTGGCTTGGCTCCGGGATGATGCGGAGACCGCCGAAAACGGTTACCTTGCTGCCAAGGCCTCCCTTCTTCGTGACGCTCTGCGTTATTCAGATGGGGAGGGCGATGAGAGGAGTGCCCTGTTGGCATCCTATCTCAAAACCCTGTATCCGGATGAAGCCGAACGTGCCGATCTGGCCGATGCCTACGACGACTTTGCCGAAGGTTTGTCCCTGGTTGCCGATGGCTCTGTGAGCAGAGAAGAGGCGGTGGAGGGGATTGACCCTGCGCTGCTGGAGCTGTTTCACGATTTTGTGGACAACGGGGGCATTGCCGTGAAAAACGGCTACGATCTGAGCAATCCTTTTTTGAAGGATGAGCTTTCTCGGCTGCAGGATAAAAGGGCCCTTGTCTCTGCAGCGGATGAGTACGGCGCCCAGATGATTCCCGTGGCCGATGCTCATCGGAATTCGATGCAGACAGAGCTGCTCGCACTTTTTTCCTTCGACAGGGAGGAGGAACCATACCTGTCGGATCGTGATGATCTTGTTCTGCTTTTGTCCGATATGTACAAGGCTGGTGAGATTCCCGACTATTTTGAGGATCGGGTCCTCTATTACCTCGCCTCCGTAGCGGCCCGGGACGAGATCGACCTTTCTGGTGCAGAAGAGCTTCTTGCTTCGGCGGACAGCGGGCTCTCTGCAGCCCTCGAGGCGATGCAAAATACAGTCCCCGAAAGCTATCAGGATCTGGCAAAGCTTACCAGCCTTGCTGCAAGCCTGGAACTGGAGGGCAGCGAGGAGCTTCTTCTCCTTGCCTCGGCCGCGGTCGTGGAGGATGCAACGGCTTTGGGGCAGGATGCGGGCGAGAGTTTATCGGCCTATCTCCGTCTGTGTGGTTTTCCTTCCGATGCCCTTTCCCTGGATGAGGTTCTGGCCTTCGATCCCGACTCGTATCTTTGTGACCCGGAAGAAGGCTATTGGGCCTATAGAGACGGGGATTACCGTACGGCTGCCGAGGCCGCTTCAGGAACGGATAACCCCTTTCTTTTCGGCCTTACCGCCGCGCTTTTGGATAGGAATGGGGAGGAGCTCTCGTTATCGGAGCTTGCCTTTGAGACTGCCTCATGGTACCGGCAGGCGATCGACGGCGATATTACCGACTATTATGCCGGTGCACTTGCCTCGTATAAGGCGGCATCGGCACTGGCGGAGCTTGAAGGCATGGTGATCGAGGGGGATGATCCCTTTCGCGAGGCCCAGGCAGGGTACGATTTGCTTTCCTCTGCCTTTACCGTCATGAATGGCGAATCCCCGGAGGAAGAAGGTGAGAGCGACTATGCAGCGGCCGCCGCTGCGGTGGAGAGTAAACGAAGGTCCATAGCAGATGCCGAAAAGGATCTTGTGGATCTCAAGACACAGCTTGAGCACCAGCGTGAAGAAAAACTGGCCTATTTGCGGGATGTGGTGACTCCCCGCCAGGAGGCCCTTTCGATGGCCCAGGCCGCATATGACGAGAGTAGGGCCAATTATGGCTTGCTGCTGGACGAGTACCAGGGCCTTGCTGCCTCCTATGGTGAAAAGAGTCTGAGCGTGGATGATGCCTATTCGGCTTTTTGTCAGGCTCGCCTGGAATACCAGACGGCGAATGAGATCTATGACTATGCATCGGGAGGTTACGATCTGCTCGATTCCGGGCCCCAGGTCCTCTACCAGAGTAGGCAGAAAGAGTATGAGGATGCTCATGAGCTGTTGGCGTTGATGGAGGGGCTGGAGATCGAGGATAGTTCGTTCTCCGATACCCTCGATCCCGATTACCTGGTAAAGCGGGATGAAATCAAAGGGCTTCAGGAACAGATTAGCTATCTTCTTGACGCCTATTCCACCATGGAAGAGAAGGTCGCCCGTACCAATATCTTGATCGGGAATGCATATACCGAAAATCTGGAAGCGGCCTTCGATCTTTTCGATTTTCCCTATGGAGCCGATGGGTTTATCATTGATTACGATGCGTCTTCCGACCAGCTTAGCGATTTTACCCAGGTGGAGAATGGCGATATCCTATCCTCGGTGGAAGCGTATTTCGACGGTGAAGATGAAGATATCGCAAGGAAGTTTTCCCGGGACATCACCCTGTGGCTCCGTGCCCTGAACGAACACGAGGATCCCGAGGCATTGATGCGACAGTTTGGCCGTGCCTTTTTCTATGAGTTTTCCGAGGCAAAAGAGGACGGGAAATATCTTGTAGATGTTTCCGTTATGGGGGGCT
Coding sequences:
- a CDS encoding Ig-like domain-containing protein, with product MKAISFPVPAIIIAVLVPLLIPGCHMIDDYLHMDAPEVRSITPAEGYADPSDVQGISIWFSASMDRPKTEAACIFSQDDQQLEGSFSWASDRLIFTPYLGITSNHVYTVTVTTEAEDDYGNSLLHEVNHQFFTGEEIDPPFVTGTSPQAGDLVSDPYAAILIEFSEGIDEISFIDNFSISPEVMGTISWSPDKRSATFTPLVPYERGEEYEVQISKGVRDLAGNQMTKETFFRFTAGDKGTYEISSVEDISGGFFLHDIADTAYTTGIEKADELLVTFSAAVPEDEKRDIITVNPSISYDDTWNSDNTTLHIIFDEELEYGKLYELNIVDSTYRFLVDGPHSLPLSLSRIIFINDTASPVPVELHLNDILTISDSDRARFDVYLHHAQGAVVDTSSFMDAFSLSSSAFQSLDFTSYSIDVGATESVVHVDASIEMASGISSICTIRIEASLCDSYDNYLEDDYLLTLQVLPP
- a CDS encoding Ig-like domain-containing protein; translation: MKRLRHLLPACLLIYLSGGLLACNLFFFPDYDEIEYVPSGSYDLLPEGQFPTISFDFGVDKYSVEDIFSVSDFEGKLEGRYSWEKRNVSFLPDEGFIPGRRYSLVFSGRFLDDKGRTYTVSKTIVFFYAAEEGSVPAITEMIPAPGSTISGESQLSFRFSVPMDDTSVAEGLDITPSIAYRHSWQEDDTLLLIFPEDEWENLTLYHITIDEDLIDSRGVPYPAESQFSFFVDDDDDAPTILYVSVAENSWAAATPFAVLSEDLNDLRYHDAIRIGFSETMDQDSVEEGFSISPNCPGTTFWIADPSAAYPDRNALVFIPEQGYTMSQEYLLEIEAEVTDKHQIPMGIDVKKTFTPNIPLLELSAIEGVAPGNSFSLTSYSSSQAQSIGSSEPSPFDYTFRFRFSRPFAQVEEKAAVQEKISIAEIFSSSGSPSPAAYSWQDDYTLTATYTNFRSSSSSEHYYLMTIAGGSSGIANNEGSFLSQSIEQLLVVPKP
- a CDS encoding efflux RND transporter periplasmic adaptor subunit, encoding MNLNRFFTLSAAALLLVLSSCSRQSSDRATVIDEEVTERVSVAEVNEETIRSEFSSFGTVSYLDKADVSSLVEGTVVRLLVDEGDRVTKGELLALIDTEELDIKQSEAEAEIVSAEAAVELARQQLEDGKKQIEAKFISIKNAEAKIEQLKAELEQVSRNYENKKQLFEIEGVTAEELQSLLVQKKSAETELFTAEGELAIQNIGFRDIDITQAGLSVPQEEEERIKVLIEVNTRTLQAELTVAEARLHAARSNLQSVNLLISRSEIRAPIQGVIAAKNIYLGEKASTETPLFTIFSQNALIVQAEIPEQETRLIQKGQRVEIRSDLSDRCYTGTLYFIAPYTNAESRTTAAKIRLDDVSSLRPGMFVRLTIETGEPYSALVVPVSALIKEETGTYLFLVRNSRLFKTQIEVAKEEDDRAVISSGISQGDIVAVTPGADFSDGMEVEILP
- a CDS encoding TolC family protein; translated protein: MIVFAALLFSMFQTPVLCAQEVASISPHEAIELALSRSDEINYRSIDREIARAKIAIQKRNFLPSLGIDYSQSDSVSYDSADSRIKKATFSVDQLLYDGGQLAYQYRNLRSQLYLSDIETDEIKEQLALQVITICTNLLKNKRILEIQSATREIVLKQITIARQEHRLGMITELDLLEMEAQLGEIDLSLASTRQDEKRYIFQLSRILEIPPDSLPSIRGRINPDYHGFLLVGKNLEKEIERYASLALYQNSDLQKLLIQLENARTTRDQTRRSWIPSINAELELSMSGEELPLSEFGYSLGMVFTFNLPAFPFKTDVSAGKTNPQERSIGNSSSVQLFDNLQGFISGREASLQLAKGYSSYEDRQRNLRFDIEEALTDIDHQMNTISLTQRRMEISRREISILQKEVELGEATRIDLIEEQVSLTQQEAKLIESFVDLYNSEATFLQSCGVRGIAETVKEIIV
- a CDS encoding tetratricopeptide repeat protein, which translates into the protein MKRRSRFSVISTAMYLCICGFLLLFFSSCSPSVPSEQAATRYVEGKRQYQNGDYRAARDIFVSVHHDYPHFFQNSVMLGKSCFFLGETDEAISYLEEVAEKRPEHIDAVKWLCRSYLAAGNPQKAIEYVQKSLALSSEDYELQFLLAKAYRADGHIDKALTAYSRAEASLQRGVELYIETGELYRSLGLWEPSLRQFKKAADFTGPESSLRPALDTIIKTLESGETE